In Eupeodes corollae chromosome 3, idEupCoro1.1, whole genome shotgun sequence, a single genomic region encodes these proteins:
- the LOC129950317 gene encoding facilitated trehalose transporter Tret1, whose translation MSGNTVKNQYLAAACVNIASISYGAFCGWPSAGFLTLLSKTDTPFKQGPMTNEEASWVGAMLCAGGFVGSLLFSWIAEQCGKKTGLLLSALPSLLCWLLIPFATNVNYLLASRFFGGVAGGATFSLVPVYVTEITEVRVRGTIGSFLVLSCNFGILIAFVLGNFLSYKAVPLILASLSVMFLISVIFLPETPQHLMKSNNYEGAEKSLRYFRNYGEKSKELNELLKEELEKLNESFMENKKVESTHDSGPLELRDFTNPIARKAFTIGIALMALNQFCGCFAMLNYTATIFKQAGSSLSPKTSAIIVGFIQLIGSYISTMLVERAGRKVLLATSAIGTGFGLCSLGLYSYLSENGYQMEGLNWIPIASFSVAVCVGSMGVLTLPFLVVSEIMPPKIRNIGSMICMEVLWIFAFLVLKYLPLMTLSLGMHGTMYVFACCCFAGAIFVILFVPETKGKSIETIMKMLE comes from the exons ATGAGTGGAAATACAGTGAAAAACCAGTATTTAGCTGCTGCGTGTG TAAATATTGCATCAATATCTTATGGAGCTTTCTGTGGTTGGCCCTCAGCCGGTTTTCTCACACTTCTTTCAAAAACTGACACTCCCTTTAAGCAAGGACCAATGACAAATGAGGAAGCGTCATGGGTAGGAGCGATGTTATGTGCTGGAGGTTTTGTCGGAAGTCTTCTTTTCTCCTGGATTGCAGAGCAATGTGGAAAGAAAACAGGACTGCTTTTAAGTGCATTGCCTTCATTG CTTTGTTGGCTTCTCATTCCCTTTGCAACGAATGTAAACTATTTACTAGCATCAAGATTCTTTGGAGGAGTTGCAGGTGGTGCAACATTTTCATTAGTTCCGGTTTATGTTACTGAAATAACAGAAGTTCG AGTTCGTGGAACTATTGGATCATTTTTAGTTCTATCATGCAATTTTGGTATCCTTATAGCATTTGTTTTGGGAAATTTTCTATCGTACAAGGCTGTTCCTTTGATATTGGCTTCATTATCAGTGATGTTTTTAATTAGTGTTATTTTCTTGCCCGAAACACCACAACATTTGatgaaatcaaataattatGAG GGAGCTGAAAAATCATTACGATACTTTCGAAACtatggagaaaaatcgaaggaACTAAATGAACTGCTAAAAGAAGAGTTGGAAAAACTTAATGAGAGttttatggaaaataaaaaagttgaatcAACTCATGATAGTGGTCCATTAGAATTAAGAGATTTCA CTAATCCCATAGCACGGAAAGCTTTTACGATTGGGATCGCACTGATGGCATTAAATCAGTTTTGTGGATGCTTTGCTATGCTCAATTACACTGCAACTATTTTCAAACAAGCTGGGTCTAGCTTATCACCCAAAACGTCCGCTATCATCGTTGGTTTTATACAGTTGATTGGTTCTTACATATCAACTATGCTTGTGGAACGAGCTGGAAGAAAG GTTCTGCTTGCAACTTCAGCAATTGGAACTGGTTTTGGATTATGCTCGCTGGGACTTTATTCATATCTCAGTGAAAATGGTTATCAAATGGAAGGTTTGAATTGGATTCCAATTGCAAGTTTTTCTGTTGCTGTGTGTGTGGGGTCAATGGGAGTATTGACCCTTCCATTTTTGGTTGTTTCCGAAATAATGCCCCCGAAAATTCGCAATATTGGTTCTATGATTTGTATGGAAGTCTTATGGATTTTTGCTTTTCTCGTACTCAaa TACCTTCCTTTGATGACACTTTCTCTGGGGATGCATGGAACTATGTATGTTTTTGCTTGTTGCTGTTTTGCAGGAGcgatatttgtaattttatttgtacCTGAAACAAAAGGCAAGAGTATTGAAACAATTATGAAAATGCTTGAATAG